CACTGGAGGAGAGAGCGCAGGGTAAGCCGACAGCTCCACAGGAAGACACGGGCCACCTCAAGCCCACCCCAGGGCCGGCCCCCTCCCAGGACGGGACCAGCCAGGCCCCACGCCACACAGACCCCCACGACCCTACGGGCGTGGGAGGCCCAGCAGCTCGCCGTCTCCGCCTCAGGTGTGCCATGACCCGGCTCCCACCCTCAAGCCAGACTGAGGCTCCGGGGCTGGAACCCCAAGCTCACCCCTTCCGTAGTCCTCCGAGACGCCCAGCCTGGCCAGGCCCCGGCCCCACTGGGGTCTCCTCCCCTGCCCACGATCCAATCCTGAACTCTGCCCTGGGGGGGCCCTTGCAGTCTGGGGCAGACTTCACCGAACCCCTCATTCAGGCCTTGCTGTGTGCCCTCCGGGCAGCAGCCCCAAGCTGGGGGCTCCTGCTGCTGGGGGTGCCGGACCCACCCATCCTCTGGGTACTCACGTCTCACCCTCACCCTAAACAGGCTGACGCAGGGGGCACCCCAGCCGTGCCCACCCCCCGACACGCTCTGCAAGCTCACGGCCCGTCCCACAGACAGCAGCGAAGCCAGAAACACCCATGACCCCCGACGGCCCGGCACCCGCAGCCCCGTGGTCGGGAAGAGAAGGCCGCTGGAGCCGCTCACCTGTCTCGCTGGGGCGGAAGAAGCCTTGCAGGATGTAGCGGTCAGGAAACAGGACCCTCAGGACCACCTGGGCCGCAAGGATGCCACACGTCAGCAGGTACAGCCGAAGCCCAGTCCATGGCCCCCTCAGGCCCACGACGGCCAGGTCCCCCAAACCCAGCCAGAAGACGCcggggctggggcaggcaggagggccGGCCACTTGGCCCAGGCCACCGCGGGCCTGCTCCTGGCCTGCCCGCCCCTGCCTGCCGACACGAGGGGCTGGTCGAGCACCACCGTGCGTGTTTGTAAAGACACATCAACGCCTGTTTCCGTCGTACGACGAGGCAGTGGTCATAACGCACGGTCGTGCAGGCCTCATGGGAAGTGTGGGGGACCCCAGCCGAGGGCGCGGGGACGGGGCCCACATTCCCGCAGGACACACGCCCAGACGCTCCCCCTTCTCCATGCCTTAGGGTAGCGCtccagcttctccctcctctgggcCTCCCTGAAAGCCTTGGTCACCAAGGGTGCTTCTTCCAGACGCttcctgcagggggagggggcgggagcgTGAAGGTCTGGGGTCTCCAGGGCCAACCCGAGCAGAGGCCCCACACACCCACCCGGGCTCTGTGGGCCGCCCAGCCACATACGGACGGATGAGACGGGGCCGCACGGCCTGTCTAGAACCCCTGACCCTCAGACGTGCTACTGAGGACGTGGGAGCAAGGCATCGACAGAGATGCCGATGGCACACCCACCGCTCGCTCCTGAGCTGGGCCAAGCGTCTCCTCACGTCGTCCACAGTCACTTCGAAGAACTCATCTGGCAGCTCTGCAGGCCAGGCCTGCAGCAGCTCCTCCAGGTCGGGGTGGCACACCATGGGGTCCCGGTCCACGGGCTGGCGGGCAGAGGGCTCAGCTGACACAGGGCCCCTGGGCCTCACGGCTGGAGCAGCCACACAGACCCCTGAGCCAAGCCCATACCTCACTGGCCACCCCGGTCAGTCCGAGGCCAGGGCCAGAGGGCCAGGACTGCACACCCTCCTTCCCGGCCTCCTGCTCAGCCCCACGGACACAGAGACCCTCACCTGCCGGCAGGGCGTGGGCCCCTGGACTTGGCAcagccaggcccagccggccaggTCCCCCTGCTACTAGGGGGCTCCGGGAGTGGACTGAGGGACCAGCCTCCCCCAGCAGCTCTTGTGCTCACTCCCTGTCTCCACTAAGAGGCCAAGGGAGCTTCCTGTTACCAGGGTCCCCCAAATAGAGACAAACTCAGGGAGCAGCACACTGCTGGAGGCCACACTGGGGCTCCCCAGTAGGGCAGGGGAAGCAATAGTCCCCAGATTAGAGCTTTGGCAGAAACCTGCCCCACAGCTGAGctgcccccagcccaccctctgACCACCCTGAGGACACAGAAAGGGACACATCACTCCTAACTAGCAGTAACGATGAGGGATGAGAGAAATCGTGAGGCAGGACTTACTTGGCCCAAGGGGCCGCCGGGGGGTAACCGCCACCATGAGTCCCATGACCACAGGGCAGGACACCTCTAGAGGCCACAGGGCCGGGCCTGACCAGGGCGCGAAGTTCCAGCCCAGGAGGCCACCTTCTGCCCTCTGCTCTGGCTGTGTTGCACGGCAGGCTCTGGGAGCCCCAGTCCCCAGCCGACCCTCCCTCTAACCATGCCCACAGCCGACGGGCTGCCCTGTAGCCCGGGCTCACCACCCTCGGGACTGACACACCTGCCGGGGTCTCCAGTGCTATCCCCCAGCCACACCCGAGGCCTTGACCGTCTACCCCAGCAGGCCTGAGGTCCCTGCGGTCCGGCCAGTGCCCGGCAGTCCCAGCCCTCCCCCTGTGAAGGGAGGTAGGTTCTCACCAGGAAGCCCTCTGACCCGGAGGCATGGGGCAGAGCAGCTGCAAAGGGCTGGCCGCAGCTCCGGCCTCAGGGCCCGTAGGTGGCTGGCTGAGGCCCCCGGGGGCTGCCCGCGCGCAGCCACAAGGATCCTGCGCTGCCGCGGGCAGTCTACACCAGAGCCTTTTGTAACAAGATGCCAGGCGCCAGGCTGCCCCCCACAGCCACGGCGCCTGCATTCCAGAAGGGCCAAGAGCTGGCCTGGGCGCCTGGGGCGGGCTGCTGGGGGGAGCGAGGGCAGGACGCGGATGCGCCCAGGCTGGGAGCCGGAGCCGCGCGTTCACTCAAGCACGAAGCCTGCAGGCTAACGCCCGGCTCGAGGGCCACCCTGTCACAGTCTCCCACTGGGAGGACCCACCGCAGGCGCACGAGTCGCCCTGAGAACCCAGCCGTCTGGTGGCGTGCGATCCGTGGCCCGGAAGGGAGTCTGTGTGCTCGGACCTGGCCGGTGAAGCCAGTCCCAGGGAGCCCGGCCCACTGGTTCTCGTGGTCCTCCTGGGCACTCCAGGGCCTGACCTCGGGTGGCCAGGACCGCGGGCTACCGGCAGGGCTGGTGACCCCAAGGCCCATGGCCCGCTCCCCAGGCTACTTCCAGAAGGGGAAGAGCCACCAGCAACTGGCTCCGTGCTGCTCAGGAGCCATGGACTCTTCgtcacaaaacaaaatggacaaaattctTCTGGGTTTTAGATCTACTTTTGGTTCCTTCTCTCGTCCTGCTGCTCACTCTGCTCCAGAAACCTGTCTGTCACACAGAAGCTGGGAGCCGGGCCCCACGCAGGAACCAGAGGGCTGGGAAAGAGCCACcagcagagcccagggccagacctCCCGACATCCTGGCCCCAGGCAGGCCCTGTCCCACGGGGGGAACAGACCGAAGCCCACAGCTGGGCTGCTAGGAAGGACCATCCAACTGCTcagtgatggagagagaggccAGGCAGCTTCAGACACCTCTGCCTGGCCATCCCCTGGAGAGCATTTCCCCGGTGGAGAAGAGGGGCTGGGCTGGCAACAGGGGGAGCCAGGAAGGCTGGGGCCCGGCAGCAGCTAGGCTGAGCCCTGGTCCTGCTCCCGCCCGAGGCTCTGCCAGAAAACCACCCTCCTCCGCGGTTCCTGCTCCCGCCATGCCCAGTCCGAGCAGTCACTCCCCAAGGCCCCTGTCTTGGGCAGGTTCGGGGAGAGGTTTGTGTATGGAGAACAAAGCTCTAGGAGACACCCTTGGGGAAAGAGAGCGCATGTGGTGGCCGCCGTGAGGGAAAGTCATGGTGGAGCGcaggatggagggacagaggCTGAGCAGGACATCAACGACCTTAATGCTGCCTACAAAGGGAGCGACACTGGCCAGAGCCCAGGAGGCACATGAGAGGGGCAGGAGCACGCTTTGCGGGGGACAATGGCCCAACACTGGACAGACACTGGACAGACACACAGCCCATTCAGAGATGGGGACACAGTGACCAACCGCCGGCCTGGCCGGCCTGCGGAATGTGCCCTGCTTCGCCAGGAGGCGACGCCAGAGGGAAACCGCAGGGGGCGGCCATGGGGCTTTGCCTACCCTTGGCCCCGCGGCGCGGGCAAAGGTAAGGCCCGGCCCGGGGTGGAGAGCCGGCAGGGCCGGGCAGGCTGGGCGCCGGGCTGACACCCTCGGCAGCGCCGAGCGGCCCCGGGCACCCCAGGCCCCTTCTGCCGGAAGCGGCCTGGCGGCTGCTGAGACTCATTTTCTTGACAGTAATTTTCCGGGACGTgatgacacacagagaaaaaaatgtaaaagggaCTTGGGGGTGACCTCAACCTCCGACTTTCCAACGTTCCCGCGAGGGCTCCTGCtggcctcccccagcccagcccgggCCGTCCTCTGACAATGGTCTCTGGTCAAAGGGAATGTGAAGCGTTTCCCCTTGAGGCTTGGAGCCTAAATGAATCCGGACGCGAGGGCCGCAGGCCAAACCTCCGGAGTTACTCACCGAGCCGGCGCCCTGCGTCCTCCGCGGGGCTGAGCCAGAGGGCGAGGCCAGGCCGCACCGGCGACTACCGGGAACGCTGGGCAGAGCAAACAGGAGGACGGGGCAGCCGCGCACCCGCCGAGGCCCCCACACGCCCGTGCGTGACCAGACCACCGCGCCTGCAGGGGAGCCTTGGGAGTCACGAGTGAACGCAGCTGTGGCGTGGGTCTCCGGGTGAAGACCCGCGGCGCGACGTCAGCCAGCCACAGACGGGAGAACACCCACGTGGCGGAGCAGGGCTGGGCGGCCCACAGGTCCCATCAGGGTGGGGGCCCAAAGACAGAGCCCTCGGGCcccgcccagccctgcccaggcgTCCAGGGCACCTCTCCCCAAAATCCGGCCGTGGCAGAGACGGCTGGAGGGCACCTTTCGGGCCATGACCCATCTGCCCTCGGCCTCCGCAGCATCCAGACTACCTGGGTCCCTGGGGACGGCTAGAAACAGCGCATAGGACAAGGACACGCTAAACCCTGCCCCAGACCCACACACAGGGGACGGCAGGGTATGCTCACAGGAGGGCGCCAGAGGGGCCTCAGGGCGAGAGGAAGCGGGCAGCAGGGGCACGGATCACGGTCACTGGCCCCCGGGGCCGGCcgggctcctccctccctcacgTGCTCTAAACCTGCCCAAAAGCCCGGGCGCAGGAGTGGCCAGAGACCAGGCTGACACCTGCCTGCAGGCAGGGCTCCGAGAAAGTCCCAGGCCCATCTCTGAGGGGCAGACCAAGCCcggcagggtgaggggcaggctGGGGAGACTGCCGTCAGACGCCTGCCCTGCCCGGGGCATCAGGGCCTTTGATCAGAGACCCCCATAccggctggggggctggggagggggcccagCCTCGCACAGGGCTGCGGGGCGGCCTCCCGGGAGGCAGAAGGACTTCAAAGGACAGGCCAGGGGCCGCCGGGCAGCCCCCGCCTCTCCCCGCACCCCTGACGGCCAGTAAAACTACCTTCTAATAATTAACGCTTTGACATCAAAGGCAAGAGCCGCCTGGGTCTGTAAACCATCCCAGTTCTCAGCCGAGGACCTGCCTATATTTTATCCTGTCTCTTTTGACTCTTTATTTAAATCCAAAACCACACACAGGCAAAACATTAATGGGAAACTCGGAAACTCCTTTTGATTACCAAAGTGTACCTTTGAAGTTCCCCCAAAAGTTCCGTTTTGTTCCCTTCTTCTCCCCCGGGGGGGGGCTGCAAAGGGACACAAAGCAGACACCATGTGGCTGGCCAGCCCTCCGGGTGTGGGGCTGTTAGTGACAGGAGGCACGAGGCAGGCGGGCGGGGGGTGCTCCACAACCCACCAGCTGCTGGGATGTCCAGATCAAAGGCACATGCTGCTGGTGGCCAGGCAGCCCCTCCCTGGGACCTCTCCCACCGGGGGCTGCGGGTTCAGAGCCCAGGGATGCCCAGGGATCCCAGGCCCAGAAAGCAACCACCTACGGGAGAGCGCAGCCCAGAGCCCCCCGGATGTCCACAGGACCCTCTGCAGCTTCCCAAGGGATCCGCAGAGCCGTGGCCCGGCCGGGCCAGCGACCACCAGCCACATGCCCTGTGTCTTCAGGGTGGAAGAAGGGCCGGCCAGCCCTGACCCCAAGGTCCAGCCCCCAAACAAAGGGGTCCCCAGGAAGAGCTAGCCCGGACGGAGTCAGACCCCAACCACACAGGTCTTTCAGCCACTGATTCCGGGCCAGGTCACAAAGGGCATGAGAGCAGGGACTGTGGATGAGTCCCTCACAGCCCCACCACTGTCTCCCCAGGACGGACCATCACGACACTCGGGACTGGCTCGCTCCCCCAGCCCATCCACTCAGCCCACCAAGGGGGTCTGGCGAGGGAGCAGGAAAAGGCCCTCTGAAAGGACGTGGGCTCTGTCCCACGGCCAGGCCTTCCCTACCCAGCACCCCCTAAGGTCCCTGGGCCCCAGACCCTCCAGCCTCCCCAGATGTGCAACCTGGAAGCCAGAAGGACCCCAGGAGAGACAGGACGCCAGCGGGTGTGTCTCCGCACTGAGAACAGGCTGCTGCACTCATGAACGGAGCTCAGCTGAAACATCAGCTCTGACCCCCAGAGAAGCTGCTCCCGGAGAGACGGCACCCAAACGGGATGGCTCCTTGGGAGGCAGGAACGGCGCACAGGGGGCAGTCTACCCAAAACCTCAGCAGCTGCGTAAACTGCAGGCAAGGAGGCCTGCCCGGCACGCCACTGGCTCCCAGCAGGACACAGCCCACCGGACGCAGGGACGCAGGCTCACGAACACAGACAGCATGCGACAAGCGATGCCGGCACCGCTTGCAAGTCCGAAGCCAGTCAACAGGCCGGCCCGGGCACATGGGGGGCCCACGGCGGCTCCGGGACACCGCCTGGGACAGGAGTGTTCAGAGCCCGCGCTGATGCCCTAGGCCGCCCCCCCGGCGTGACCACGCTTGCGGGGACACCCCCATCACAGGCCCACCTACAATGCGGCCTCTACAAGATCCGGGCTGAACAATCAGTTCCCAGAGAAGACACGTGCCCATCGCCCTGCCGCACCCGCAGGCTAGCGGTCGGAAGGAGCCCAGCACCCAGCCTCCTTACCGGCTCTGCCTCTGGCCGGGGCTCCTGGCCAGGCCTCGACTTCTTCGGCTTGGAGGGGCCTCCGGGGCTGGAGAAGGACTTGGGCAGTTTGGTTGAAGGCGACATCAGAGGGCGAGCCGAGCCGGAGGGGCCCCCCAGTCGCTGCCCCCCGCCTGAGAAAGGAACAAAGGGGGCGGGAGCGGGTTCCTTGGAGATCTGCTTGGCTGGAGCGTCCACACGGCCGGCCCCTGGGATGTCAGCTTCGTCCTGATGGCTCACGTCCCCCCGGCTGAGCCCCGCTGAATCCAGCGGGGGCAGAGGGCTGCCGGCAGCCTGGCCAGCCGACAGCGAGGCGGTAGGGCTTCCTGGGGCTTTGCTCCGTGAAAGGCCAGCAGAGCTGCATCGCCTCATGGCAAACCTGAGGGTGCAG
This region of Mustela lutreola isolate mMusLut2 chromosome 15, mMusLut2.pri, whole genome shotgun sequence genomic DNA includes:
- the ASPSCR1 gene encoding tether containing UBX domain for GLUT4 isoform X1, which encodes MIGNPDGNVLLLWHQQLKGQSQASGGLHPGTSRSAWGHTTGVGVQCCTGVSGSRECLEPPSEASPVCVYMRDEVAGRASLQATTLKSLGLTGGSAIIRFAMRRCSSAGLSRSKAPGSPTASLSAGQAAGSPLPPLDSAGLSRGDVSHQDEADIPGAGRVDAPAKQISKEPAPAPFVPFSGGGQRLGGPSGSARPLMSPSTKLPKSFSSPGGPSKPKKSRPGQEPRPEAEPPVDRDPMVCHPDLEELLQAWPAELPDEFFEVTVDDVRRRLAQLRSERKRLEEAPLVTKAFREAQRREKLERYPKVVLRVLFPDRYILQGFFRPSETVGDLRAFVRSHLGDPELPFYLFITPPKTVLDDPTLTLFQADLFPAALVHFGAEEPTGACPGLLERHPRCQPLTLRPSSQSQRPRQGQWASLNPAPERSSQSGGIWGRSPSG